One part of the Glycine soja cultivar W05 chromosome 11, ASM419377v2, whole genome shotgun sequence genome encodes these proteins:
- the LOC114374417 gene encoding serine/threonine-protein phosphatase 7 long form homolog has product MASSSSCSSSIQTRSGPVDGDVLWVQPKHVSEHVWNGEPDRKLHIRRAVPTYQGEEQIPEEIVPLPRQCGFYWIMKMGYLKINAVLISAFIERWRPETHTFHLRCGEATITLQDVSILLGLRTDGAPLIGSTNLDWTDLCEELLGVRPQEGEIEGSVVKLSWLAHHFSHINIDEGNVEQLQRFTCAWILRFIGGVLFVNKSSSRVSLRYLQFLRDFEQCSTYAWGPAVLAYLYREMCSATDYKVKSIGGMCILIQMWAWERCTTLAPKRTPPVIENKPLGHRWLRRGNQHIGNDDLRVFHRKLVLLGEQFLLVEECR; this is encoded by the exons ATGGCATCTTCGTCGTCATGCTCATCGAGCATACAAACTAGGTCTGGTCCAGTTGATGGTGACGTCTTGTGGGTGCAACCcaagcatgtttcagaacatgtttggaatggggaaccAGATAGAAAATTACACATTAGACGAGCAGTGCCGACATATCAAGGTGAAGAACAAATACCAGAGGAAATTGTTCCTCTACCTCGGCAATGTGGGTTTTATTGGATCATGAAGATGGGATACCTAAAGATAAATGCGGTCTTAATTAGTGCGTtcattgaaagatggaggcccgaaACCCACACGTTTCACCTGAGATGCGGAGAGGCTACCATTACTCTCCAAGATGTATCAATTTTATTAGGTCTGCGTACTGACggggcaccattaattggttCGACAAATCTTGATTGGACCGATTTGTGTGAAGAATTATTAggagtcagaccacaggaaGGCGAAATTGAAGGCAGTGTggtcaaattaagttggctggctcaccatttttctcACATAAATATTGATGAGGGTAACGTtgaacaattacaaaggtttaccTGTGCGTGGATTCTTCGATTCATAGGAGGTGTCCTCTTTGTTAACAAAAGTAGTAGCAGAGTTTCCTTAAGGTACCtacaatttttacgtgactttgaacagtgcagcacgtatgcgtggggacctgccgtgcttgcgtatttatatagagagatgtgcagcgccaccgattacaaagttaaatcaatcggaggtatgtgcatcttaatccaaatgtgggcatgggaacgatgcacCACTTTAGCTCCAAAGAGGACACCTCCCGtcatagaaaataaaccacttGGACACAG gtggctgcgacgtggaaatcaGCATATCGGCAATGATGATCTTAGAGTTTTCCATCGCAAATTGG ttctgctgggtgaacaattcttactggttgaGGAATGTCGATGA
- the LOC114373214 gene encoding uncharacterized protein LOC114373214, whose protein sequence is MNVYEHIISNGFLKGYVTWIFHGEQVGPSSSLDTSQVEGEFDHDMDTLVHDAFTMHETNESNDTDINMEDGDSREFMNGPSVQQSEDNNNSEKLYQMLREAEQSLYKGCKKFTKLSFLVHLYHLKCLNWWTDKSFSMLLELLSDALPEENTLPKSFYDTKKIISGLGLSYEKIHVCPNECILYRKDLADAEICPKCNLSRWKYNSDDVECRKKIPAKILRWFPLIPRLQRLFVSPKTACSMIWHEVGQTKDGLLRHPADSFAWKNFDCQYPDFACDARNVRLGLATDGFNPFKTMAISHSTWPVILIPYNLPPWMCMKQPNFILSLLIPGPKGPGMNLDVYMQPLVEELKELWEIGVKTFDACKKESFQMRAAIMWTINDFPTYANLSGWSTRGQYACPCCGFEIGSKWLRYGRKFCYMCHRRWLEPDHKWRYNKRDFDGTQEFRAPPDLPSGAFSLRQMEYHGVGDWSPWKKRSILFTLPYWQHSVLRHNLDVMHIEKNVCDNIIGMLLQLEGKSKDNDKAHYDLVDMNIRSQLHPKMHPSKGKQYFPRACYQMTSKEKETFLEVLKTIKAPDEYLSNISRCVQVKEHKISGLKSYDCHLLMQEFLPIAMKGCLPDKVSLAISDLCCFFKELCDKVLNESNLEHLEHQVALTLCQLEQIFPPSFFTVMVHLVIHLAHEARVGGPVHYRWMYPIERFLLTLKSFVRNRAHPEGSIAEGYLAHECLIFCSRYLSRVETHFNQFARNDDSCFVENVSVLNPRGRPLGRKKQVGFNVKKRKRASRISLDKKALVQAHRYVLFNSNNVDHFRKAHTDLIKRQNRRLSPYEVDKIHSKEFPDWFRERVARLEEQDSTLVANDIKWLARGPLEIVRRYSGYIVNGVRFHTKTRERCLKTQNSGIVVTVKTLSYASSRDKNPKEGEIHYYGALTDIIQLDYSGKYKAILFKCDWVDINRGCKIDNFGMTLVNFNYLQHTGNDICDDPFVFASQAKKIFYVENKTQNGWLVVVHAKIRDVYDMGDEQSSDTDQGNEQVLQEINHNDLIRPEADDSDDIIEVTIPMENILPHDKDDNYIDDDESDADFF, encoded by the exons ATGAATGTTTATGAGCACATTATTAGTAATGGATTTCTAAAAGGATATGTTACTTGGATCTTTCATGGTGAACAAGTTGGCCCATCTAGTTCTTTAGATACATCCCAAGTGGAAGGGGAGTTTGATCATGACATGGATACATTGGTTCATGATGCATTCACAATGCATGAAACTAATGAGAGTAATGACACAGATATAAATATGGAGGATGGAGATTCTAGAGAATTTATGAATGGACCTAGTGTTCAACAATCTGAAGACAATAATAATTCAGAAAAGTTATATCAGATGTTAAGGGAGGCAGAGCAAAGTCTTTATAAAGGTTGTAAGaagtttacaaaattgtcattccTTGTACATTTGTATCACTTAAAGTGTCTAAATTGGTGGACTGATAAAAGTTTTTCGATGTTGTTAGAGCTGTTAAGTGATGCATTACCAGAGGAAAATACTTTGCCCAAATCATTTTATGATACAAAGAAGATTATTTCAGGGTTGGGTCTATCTTATGAAAAAATTCATGTTTGTCCCAATGAATGCATATTGTATAGGAAGGATTTGGCTGATGCTGAAATTTGCCCTAAATGCAATTTGTCAAGATGGAAATATAACTCTGATGATGTTGAATGTAGAAAAAAGATACCAGCAAAGATTCTTCGTTGGTTCCCTCTTATACCTAGATTGCAAAGACTTTTTGTATCACCAAAAACAGCTTGTTCTATGATATGGCATGAGGTTGGTCAAACTAAAGATGGACTCCTGAGGCATCCagctgattcatttgcttggaagAATTTTGATTGTCAGTATCCTGATTTTGCTTGTGACGCTCGTAATGTTCGACTAGGTTTGGCTACTGATGGCTTTAATCCTTTCAAAACTATGGCAATTTCCCATAGCACTTGGCCTGTTATCTTGATTCCGTACAATCTTCCTCCATGGATGTGTATGAAGCAACctaattttatactttcattGCTTATTCCTGGTCCAAAAGGTCCAGGTATGAACCTTGATGTTTATATGCAGCCTCTTGTGGAAGAATTAAAGGAATTATGGGAAATTGGGGTAAAAACGTTTGATGCATGTAAAAAAGAGTCATTCCAAATGCGTGCTGCAATTATGTGGACTATTAATGATTTTCCTACTTATGCAAATTTGTCTGGTTGGAGCACTAGAGGCCAATATGCTTGTCCATGTTGTGGTTTTGAGATTGGCTCAAAGTGGTTGCGTTATGGTAGAAAGTTTTGCTATATGTGTCATCGTCGTTGGTTAGAGCCCGATCATAAGTGGAGATACAATAAAAGAGATTTTGATGGAACCCAGGAGTTTAGAGCTCCACCTGATCTACCTAGTGGAGCTTTTTCTTTGAGACAGATGGAATATCATGGAGTTGGGGATTGGTCACCATGGAAAAAGAGAAGTATTTTGTTCACATTGCCTTATTGGCAACATAGTGTGCTCCGTCATAATCTTGATGTTATGCACATAGAAAAGAATGTGTGTGATAACATTATTGGGATGTTGTTACAATTAGAAGGTAAGTCAAAGGACAATGATAAGGCACACTATGATCTTGTTGATATGAATATTAGAAGCCAATTACATCCAAAGATGCACCCAAGTAAAGGCAAACAATATTTTCCTAGAGCTTGTTACCAAATGACttcaaaagagaaagaaacattTTTGGAAGTTCTCAAAACAATAAAAGCTCCTGATGAATATTTGTCTAATATTTCAAGATGTGTGCAAGTGAAGGAACACAAAATATCCGGTCTCAAAAGTTATGATTGTCATCTTTTAATGCAAGAGTTTCTTCCTATAGCTATGAAAGGTTGTTTGCCAGACAAAGTGAGTTTAGCTATATCCGATCTTTGTTGTTTCTTCAAGGAGTTGTGTGACAAGGTGCTTAATGAGAGTAATTTAGAGCACCTAGAGCATCAAGTAGCTCTAACATTATGCCAATTAGAACAGATTTTTCCTCCATCTTTTTTCACCGTAATGGTACATTTGGTAATCCATTTGGCACATGAAGCAAGAGTTGGAGGACCTGTACATTACCGATGGATGTATCCTATTGAAAG gttCCTTTTGACTCTAAAGTCATTTGTTCGTAATCGAGCACATCCAGAAGGATCTATTGCAGAAGGATATTTAGCTCATGAATGCTTGATATTTTGTTCAAGATATCTATCTAGGGTGGAGActcattttaatcaatttgctcgaaatgatgactcatgttttGTGGAAAATGTAAGTGTTTTAAATCCTAGAGGTAGACCATTGGGGAGAAAGAAGCAAGTTGGATTCAAtgtgaagaagagaaaaagagctTCTCGGATTTCTCTTGATAAGAAAGCATTGGTTCAAGCACATAGATATGTGCTTTTCAATAGCAACAATGTTGACCACTTTCGAaa AGCCCATACTGATCTTATCAAGAGACAAAATCGTCGATTATCTCCATATGAAGTTGACAAAATTCATAGTAAAGAATTTCCAGATTGGTTCCGTGAAAGA GTTGCTCGATTGGAAGAGCAAGACAGCACTCTAGTGGCAAATGATATCAAGTGGTTAGCTCGTGGTCCACTAGAAATAGTGAGAAGATATAGCGGGTACATTGTTAATGGAGTTAGATTTCATACAAAGACACGTGAAAGGTGCTTGAAGACTCAAAACAGTGGCATTGTTGTAACTGTTAAGACATTAAGTTATGCCAGTTCAAGAGATAAAAACCCAAAGGAGGGAGAAATCCACTACTATGGTGCACTAACAGATATAATTCAATTGGATTATTCTGGAAAATATAAGGCTATACTTTTCAAGTGTGATTGGGTTGATATAAACAGGGGTTGCAAAATTGATAACTTCGGTAtgacattagtgaatttcaattatttgCAACATACAGGGAATGATATATGTGACGATCCATTTGTTTTTGCTTCTCAAGCTAAGAAAATATTCTATGTGGAGAATAAAACACAAAATGGTTGGCTTGTTGTTGTGCATGCTAAAATCAGAGATGTATATGATATGGGTGATGAGCAATCCAGTGACACGGATCAAGGGAATGAACAAGTCTTACAAGAGATAAATCATAATGATTTGATCAGACCAGAAGCCGATGATAGTGATGATATCATTGAAGTTACAATACCTATGGAGAACATTTTACCACATGACAAGGATGATAATTATATAGATGATGATGAGAGCGATGCAGActtcttttga
- the LOC114373213 gene encoding uncharacterized protein LOC114373213 — protein sequence MGKRRKLNIIQNDGQSQAKEQSIESSTEVNQNNNSILEENAQFEGEQHIQEDSHVQSHTSLESANESSTKDKKRTRGYTHMLDVWDLPDGEFILVEVDHWGNPMGWEGKTLLNAIGSLVRRHQCAPINFLSWKDMPKDYITDMVELIQSKFRFVPELTEQTKKILIDDMSLKWRQFKYELKSKGYDESKTKEEMIAHIPDPRVDPSQYRDLVHYWCSEKGQKISKINKRSRSKYEDLHCMGTNNLPRRIHEMDD from the exons ATGGGAAAGCGCAGAAAGTTGAATATCATTCAAAATGATGGTCAATCACAAGCAAAAGAGCAATCAATTGAAAGCTCTACTGAAGTGaaccaaaataacaactctatacTTGAAGAAAATGCACAATTTGAAGGAG AACAACACATACAAGAAGATAGTCATGTTCAGTCTCATACTTCTCTTGAAAGTGCAAATGAAAGTTCAACTAAAG ATAAAAAGAGAACCAGAGGTTATACACATATGCTAGATGTGTGGGACTTGCCAGATGGAGAATTCATACTTGTTGAAGTAGATCATTGGGGCAATCCTATGGGTTGGGAAGGGAAAACTCTACTGAATGCAATTGGGAGCTTGGTAAGGAGACACCAATGTGCTCCTATCAATTTTCTTAGCTGGAAAGACATGCCTAAGGACTATATTACTGACATGGTTGAATTAATTCAG AGTAAGTTTCGATTTGTTCCTGAATTAACTgaacaaacaaagaaaatattgattgatGACATGAGTCTGAAATGGAGGCAATTTAAATATGAACTGAAATCAAAAGGATATGATGAGAGCAAAACTAAGGAGGAAATGATTGCTCACATCCCAGATCCAAGGGTTGATCCTTCTCAATATCGTGATTTAGTACATTATTGGTGTTCTGAGAAAGGGCAG AAAATAAGCAAAATCAACAAAAGGAGCCGCTCAAAATATGAGGACTTGCATTGCATGGGAACCAATAATCTTCCAAGAAGGATTCATGAGATG GATGATTGA